The Zymobacter palmae DNA window CTTCTTCATGAACAGAGTGCCCGCAGAAAGGGACGTTCAAGAAGTGATCCTCTTTAAGCTGGTCCACCAAAGCCGCCGTATGCGCCAGCGATACCAAGGGATCGTCGTCACCGCGTACGACCAGCACCTCTTCGTTGATACCTTGCACGCGGTTGCCAGGATAACCGTCGCCACTGTCGTCAAGCCACATGGCGCTCAGATGCGACAGTAACCGATCGAAGTCCGGCTCACGGTTAAGCCGCTCATACTGATCGACCAATTGAGGAAGGTGCTGGCGCCAGAATTCAGGCGACACATCGGCATACAGCTCAGCGACAGCCGTATCCTCTGCAATCGTCCAGTGCGTCCCGATAACAACGATTCTGTTCAACAGACACGCACGGGCAACGGCCATGCGCAGCGCCACAATGCCGCCATCGCTATGGCCGATGACATGACACGATGTAATACCTAGCGCCGCTAGAAGTGATTCGACATCCTGCTGA harbors:
- a CDS encoding alpha/beta fold hydrolase, whose product is MAFTHQDGAFHDAAHGAQLYYEQKGNPQGFPLLFLHGGTCDMSSFNAMVEVLGERYRCIGLDTRGHGRSTLGSAPLSYALLQQDVESLLAALGITSCHVIGHSDGGIVALRMAVARACLLNRIVVIGTHWTIAEDTAVAELYADVSPEFWRQHLPQLVDQYERLNREPDFDRLLSHLSAMWLDDSGDGYPGNRVQGINEEVLVVRGDDDPLVSLAHTAALVDQLKEDHFLNVPFCGHSVHEEAPELVTQVVSEFLA